GACCGGGGCGAGCCCTACCGCATGGAATCCGCACTGGCCAAGCTGATTGCCTCGGAAGCGAGCGGTCGGGTCGTCGACCGGTCGATGCAGATCCACGGCGGCCTGGGTGTTGCCAAGGATCTGCCGCTGGAACGCTGGTACCGGGAATTGCGGATCCGCCGGATTGGCGAGGGGCCGAGCGAAGTGCAGAAGCATGTCATCGCGCGGGAAATCTTCGGCTCGGGACTGCACTGAACATGACATCGGAAAAGGCGCCGCGCTGGCCCCTGGAGGGGCTGAAAGTGCTGGATCTGGGGCAGATTTATAACGGTCCCTATGCGGGTTTCCTGTTCGCCCATGCCGGCGCGGACGTGGTCAAGGTCGAACCGCCCGATGGCGAGGCGCTGCGCAAGCGCGGCGGCGGCATGGGCCTGCCGCTGTCCTTCGCGATGCTCAACACCAACAAGCGCGGAATCGCCATCGACCTGAAATCGGACGGTGGCAAGGCGCTGCTCGTCGAACTGGCCGGCGAAGCCGATGTCCTGCTGGAAAACTTCGCGCCCGGTGCGCTGGACAGGCTGGGCGTCGGTCCGGAGGTCATGATGAAGGCCAATCCCCGGCTGATATACGGGTCCAGCACGGGGTACGGATTATCCGGTCCAGACCGCGACAACCTGGCGATGGACCTCACGATCCAGGCGGTCGGCGGCGTCATGAGCATCAACGGGCTGGAGAACGGGCCGCCGCTCAAGACCGGCCTGGCAATCTGCGATTTCCTGGGCGCGGTGCATCTTTATTCGGGAATCATGACGGCGCTGTACGAGCGCAGCGTCACCGGGAGGGGCCGGTTGGTCGAGGTTTCGATGGAGGAAGCGCTCTACCCCGCGCTGGCCAGCAACCTTGCCAGCCTGCAGCGCGGCGGCTGGAAGCCGCCGGTGCGGCGCGGCAACCGGCATCCGACCTTCGGTTCGTCGCCTTATAATGTCTATCCCTGCCGGGACGGGCATATCGCCATCATCTGCGTCCGCGAAATCCACTGGATCAATCTGTTGCAGGTCATGGGCCGGCAGGATCTGGCGGGGGAGAAACGTTTCGCCACCCAGGCGCTGCGTGCGCAGCATGAAGACGAAATCGACGCCATCGTCGAAAACTGGCTGAAGGACCTGCCAAAGGCCAAGGCCACGCAAATCCTCAAGGATAACCGCATTCCGGCGGCGCCGGTGCGGGACCTGGTGGAGGTGACGGCGGACCGGCATATGCGGGAACGCGGCATGCTGCACGATGTCGATCATCCCGAGATGGGCCATATCGTGCTGCCGACCAGTCCGCTGCGCTTCGGCGACAGTCCGGAACCGGAACTGCGCCCGGAGCCGGGTATCGGCGAGCACAATGCGGACGTGCTGGCAGACTGGCTCGGTTACGACGCCAAACGGATCGCCGCGTTGACGGCGTCTGGTGTCCTCTGCTGAATTAACCGAGTTCCTCCTTGAAGCGGCGCATGGCGTCGATATGCGCGTCCGGGGTTGAAAGCCCGGCGCGCATGGTGTTGAGGCTGATATGCGTTGCGCCCAGTTCGCGCCATGCCTCGACCTCGGCGGCGCATTCTTCCGGCTTGCGGTTGCCAAGCGTGATCCGCCCGTCGATCTGGAAGGCGTCCGGGTCGCGGCCCGCATCGGCGATATAGCCGCGCATCTTCTGGATATAGTCTCGGCCCGCGGCGTTGACGGTTTTGCCGTCCGCCTCGAAGCCGCCGAATTGCGGCAGCCAGCCATCGCCCAGCCGCGCCGCGCGGCGCAGTACCGGGTCCGCCATGCCGCCGAACAGGATCGGAATTGGCCGTTGTACCGGCAGCGGGTTCAGCCCTGCATCGGGGATGCTGTGCCATTTGCCGTTGTAGGTGATGACGTCCTGGGTCCACAGCGCGCGCAGCACCTCGACCTGTTCTTCCGAGCGCTTGCCACGATTGTGGAAGTCCTCGCCCAGCGCTTCGTATTCCACCTCGTTCCAGCCGATGCCGATGCCCAGCCGTAGCCGTCCGCCGCTCAGCACATCGACCGCGGCGGCCTGTTTGGCGACCAGCGCGGTCTGCCGCTGCGGCAGGATCACGATTCCGGTGGTGAAGCCGAGCGTCGTGGTCTGCCCGGCCAGAAAGCCGAACAGGA
This portion of the Alphaproteobacteria bacterium genome encodes:
- a CDS encoding CaiB/BaiF CoA-transferase family protein; translation: MTSEKAPRWPLEGLKVLDLGQIYNGPYAGFLFAHAGADVVKVEPPDGEALRKRGGGMGLPLSFAMLNTNKRGIAIDLKSDGGKALLVELAGEADVLLENFAPGALDRLGVGPEVMMKANPRLIYGSSTGYGLSGPDRDNLAMDLTIQAVGGVMSINGLENGPPLKTGLAICDFLGAVHLYSGIMTALYERSVTGRGRLVEVSMEEALYPALASNLASLQRGGWKPPVRRGNRHPTFGSSPYNVYPCRDGHIAIICVREIHWINLLQVMGRQDLAGEKRFATQALRAQHEDEIDAIVENWLKDLPKAKATQILKDNRIPAAPVRDLVEVTADRHMRERGMLHDVDHPEMGHIVLPTSPLRFGDSPEPELRPEPGIGEHNADVLADWLGYDAKRIAALTASGVLC
- a CDS encoding LLM class F420-dependent oxidoreductase, producing the protein MQIGIVFPQIEIGPDPIVVRDYAQAAEAMGFEYLLAFDHVLGANSRTRNWTGPYDHDSLFHEPFVLFGFLAGQTTTLGFTTGIVILPQRQTALVAKQAAAVDVLSGGRLRLGIGIGWNEVEYEALGEDFHNRGKRSEEQVEVLRALWTQDVITYNGKWHSIPDAGLNPLPVQRPIPILFGGMADPVLRRAARLGDGWLPQFGGFEADGKTVNAAGRDYIQKMRGYIADAGRDPDAFQIDGRITLGNRKPEECAAEVEAWRELGATHISLNTMRAGLSTPDAHIDAMRRFKEELG